In Hamadaea flava, a genomic segment contains:
- a CDS encoding metal-sensitive transcriptional regulator, with product MQIEADAVGDVVRRLRRAEGQIRGVIAMLEDGRDCADVVTQLAAVSRALDRAGFKIVASGLQQCMEAKNSGEDQTVNLERMEKLFLSLA from the coding sequence ATGCAGATCGAAGCCGACGCCGTCGGCGACGTCGTACGCCGCCTGCGCCGTGCCGAGGGTCAGATTCGCGGCGTGATCGCGATGCTCGAGGACGGCCGCGACTGCGCCGACGTCGTGACCCAGCTCGCTGCGGTCTCCCGGGCGCTCGACCGGGCCGGATTCAAGATCGTCGCCAGCGGGCTGCAGCAGTGCATGGAGGCCAAGAACTCGGGCGAGGACCAGACGGTCAACCTGGAGCGGATGGAGAAGCTGTTCCTGTCGCTGGCCTAG
- a CDS encoding cupin domain-containing protein: MTVPVWTDTNGVAATGAEQIRRQPWMPVAGCPGVFIKELSRRGELADVLLRIEPGASTPGRPHQRIEQHIWVLEGEASIGLHRLSVGGYTVVPPGTAHPIHAIGSWGCVLLQSQIPLPADSLTEIVSTSCQQ, from the coding sequence ATGACGGTGCCGGTCTGGACGGACACGAACGGGGTGGCCGCGACGGGCGCGGAACAGATCAGAAGGCAGCCCTGGATGCCCGTCGCCGGATGCCCGGGCGTTTTCATCAAGGAGCTGTCGCGGCGCGGGGAGCTGGCTGACGTGCTCCTGCGCATCGAACCCGGGGCGAGTACGCCCGGCCGCCCGCATCAGCGGATCGAGCAGCACATCTGGGTGCTGGAGGGTGAGGCCTCCATCGGTTTGCACCGGCTGTCCGTCGGCGGATACACCGTCGTGCCCCCGGGTACCGCTCACCCCATCCATGCGATCGGATCATGGGGATGCGTGCTCTTGCAGTCGCAGATCCCGCTTCCGGCGGACTCGCTCACCGAAATCGTTTCGACGAGCTGCCAGCAATAG
- a CDS encoding NAD-dependent epimerase/dehydratase family protein, translating to MKIFLAGASGAIGTQLVSQLVARGHEVVGTTRTPAKLAALRALGAEAVVVDALDPESVAEAVARAEPEVVVHQLTALSGPLDFRHAKQMAAATDRLRTEGTDHLLAAARAAGVRKIVAQSNALWMQRTSMRLADETEQVEPDPPADLRTSVAALRHLEAAVTSISWADGIALRYGGFYGPGTSLSAAPDAVMTEQIRQRKFPIIGGGTGVWSMVHIADAASATVAAVERGTTGVYHVADDDPAAIAVWLPELARILGAPPPRRVPAWLVRLVAGKGVVSLMTQARGVTSDKAKRELGWTLRFPSWRAGFRDGMD from the coding sequence ATGAAGATCTTTCTTGCCGGCGCATCCGGCGCGATCGGCACCCAACTCGTCAGCCAGCTCGTCGCGCGCGGCCACGAGGTCGTCGGAACTACGCGTACGCCGGCCAAACTGGCCGCGTTGCGGGCGCTGGGGGCCGAAGCGGTCGTCGTCGACGCGCTCGATCCCGAATCCGTGGCGGAAGCGGTCGCCCGAGCCGAACCGGAGGTCGTCGTGCACCAGCTGACGGCCTTGAGCGGGCCGCTCGACTTCCGGCACGCCAAGCAGATGGCGGCCGCGACCGACCGGCTGCGCACGGAGGGCACCGATCACCTGCTGGCAGCAGCTCGCGCGGCCGGCGTACGCAAGATCGTGGCGCAGAGCAACGCGCTGTGGATGCAGCGCACCAGCATGCGGCTCGCCGACGAGACCGAGCAGGTCGAACCGGATCCGCCCGCCGACCTGCGTACGTCGGTGGCCGCGTTGCGGCATCTGGAGGCGGCGGTCACCTCGATCAGCTGGGCCGACGGCATCGCGCTTCGTTACGGTGGCTTCTATGGCCCCGGCACCAGTCTCAGCGCCGCACCGGACGCGGTCATGACCGAGCAGATCCGGCAGCGCAAGTTCCCGATCATCGGCGGCGGCACCGGAGTGTGGTCGATGGTGCACATCGCCGACGCAGCGTCGGCGACCGTCGCAGCGGTCGAACGTGGCACGACCGGCGTCTACCACGTCGCCGACGACGACCCGGCCGCCATCGCCGTCTGGCTGCCCGAACTGGCCCGGATCCTGGGCGCTCCGCCGCCGCGGCGCGTGCCGGCCTGGCTCGTACGCCTCGTCGCCGGGAAGGGCGTGGTGAGCTTGATGACCCAGGCGCGCGGCGTCACCAGCGACAAGGCCAAGCGGGAGCTGGGCTGGACGCTGCGCTTCCCGAGCTGGCGTGCCGGCTTCCGCGACGGGATGGACTGA
- a CDS encoding GAF domain-containing sensor histidine kinase, with amino-acid sequence MNSRERLRSLLDAVVGMGTDLDLHATLERIVVSACHLADAKYGALGVIGGDRQLIEFITHGMDPKTHKAIGNPPTGKGVLGLLIGDPRPVRLPDITRHPQSAGFPPGHPPMHSFLGVPIRVRDHIFGNLYLSEKQGAPEFSDDDEEIMVALAAAAGAAIENARLYALAGRRQRWLQATAEVAATIADVHDAQDPLAIVVRKAREAADAVFTTVVLLDDDGDGLTVAACDSIEPLDGLVGETIPLEGSAIEAAITRGEQLEVEHVGKAATWPVTVPELRASISPFGHSRGALIVAYAGEPRETEELRLVGLFASQAALALDRAQAHLDREQLLLLSDRERIARDLHDVVIQRLFATGLQLQTVAALATKPEVANRIHQSVDDLDATIRDIRGAIFELRAPTATSLRAEIRGLAERASAGLGFRPALRLDGPVDSAVPVELHGDILAVVNEALSNVIRHAQATELEMAVAVQSGRLTVTVYDNGRGGAKESSGLANARERARQHGGDLDLTSPPDEGTRVVWSVPLA; translated from the coding sequence ATGAACAGCCGTGAGCGGCTGCGCAGCCTGCTCGACGCGGTCGTGGGCATGGGCACCGACCTCGATCTGCATGCGACCCTCGAACGGATCGTCGTGTCGGCCTGTCACCTCGCGGACGCGAAGTACGGCGCGCTCGGCGTGATCGGCGGCGACCGGCAGCTGATCGAGTTCATCACGCACGGCATGGACCCGAAGACCCACAAGGCCATCGGCAATCCACCGACCGGCAAGGGCGTGCTCGGCCTGCTCATCGGCGACCCGCGCCCGGTACGCCTGCCCGACATCACCCGGCATCCGCAGTCGGCCGGGTTCCCGCCAGGCCACCCGCCGATGCACAGCTTCCTCGGCGTGCCCATCCGCGTCCGCGATCACATCTTCGGCAACCTTTACCTGTCGGAGAAGCAGGGTGCGCCCGAGTTCTCCGACGACGACGAGGAGATCATGGTCGCGCTCGCGGCCGCCGCCGGGGCCGCGATCGAGAACGCCCGCCTCTATGCGCTGGCCGGGCGCCGCCAACGCTGGCTGCAGGCCACGGCCGAGGTGGCGGCCACCATCGCCGACGTGCACGACGCGCAGGATCCGCTGGCGATCGTGGTCCGCAAGGCCCGCGAGGCGGCTGACGCGGTCTTCACGACCGTCGTCCTGCTCGACGACGACGGCGACGGCCTGACCGTCGCGGCCTGCGACTCCATCGAACCCTTGGACGGCCTGGTCGGCGAGACGATTCCGCTGGAGGGCTCGGCGATCGAGGCCGCGATCACCCGCGGCGAGCAGTTGGAGGTCGAGCACGTCGGCAAGGCCGCCACCTGGCCGGTCACCGTGCCGGAGCTACGCGCGTCGATCTCGCCCTTCGGCCACTCGCGCGGCGCCCTCATCGTCGCCTACGCCGGCGAGCCCCGTGAGACCGAGGAACTGCGCCTCGTGGGGCTGTTCGCCAGCCAGGCCGCGCTCGCCCTCGACCGCGCCCAGGCGCACCTCGATCGCGAGCAGTTGCTGCTGCTGTCCGACCGCGAGCGCATCGCGCGCGACCTGCACGACGTCGTCATCCAGCGGCTGTTCGCCACCGGTCTGCAATTGCAGACCGTGGCGGCGCTCGCGACGAAGCCCGAGGTGGCGAATCGCATCCACCAGTCCGTCGACGACCTCGACGCCACCATCCGCGACATCCGCGGCGCGATCTTCGAACTGCGCGCCCCGACCGCCACCTCGCTCCGGGCCGAGATCCGCGGACTGGCCGAGCGCGCGTCCGCCGGGCTCGGGTTCCGCCCGGCGCTGCGGCTCGACGGGCCGGTCGACTCGGCCGTGCCGGTCGAGCTGCACGGCGACATCCTGGCCGTGGTCAACGAGGCCCTGTCCAATGTGATACGCCATGCGCAGGCGACTGAGCTGGAGATGGCTGTCGCGGTGCAATCGGGACGGCTGACGGTCACCGTCTACGACAACGGCCGGGGCGGCGCCAAGGAGTCCAGCGGGCTGGCCAACGCCCGCGAACGCGCCCGGCAGCACGGCGGCGACCTGGACCTGACCTCGCCACCGGACGAGGGCACTCGCGTGGTCTGGTCGGTACCGCTGGCCTGA
- a CDS encoding TetR family transcriptional regulator, whose product MAAPISTDSTSDRIVAAATAEFSEHGIAGARVERIAKAAKTSKERVYAYFQSKEALYRFVATRELAAVAEATRLDPADLPGYAGRVHDYFLQHPARRRLMTWGQMELSLDGQTSDDPLRESVHHKVEQLRQAQEAGQLDDGWDPMDVLMFVNQLAMSWAGNPALVTVPDEDRDAFLADRRAAIVAAVQLLFPSRRP is encoded by the coding sequence ATGGCGGCCCCGATCAGCACCGATTCGACGAGCGACCGCATCGTCGCCGCGGCCACGGCGGAGTTCTCCGAGCACGGCATCGCCGGCGCCCGGGTCGAGCGGATCGCCAAGGCGGCCAAGACGAGCAAGGAACGCGTCTACGCGTACTTCCAGAGCAAGGAGGCGCTCTACCGGTTCGTCGCGACCCGGGAACTGGCAGCGGTGGCCGAAGCCACCCGGCTGGACCCCGCCGACCTTCCGGGCTACGCCGGGCGGGTGCACGACTACTTCCTCCAGCATCCGGCTCGCCGGCGCCTGATGACCTGGGGCCAGATGGAGCTGTCGCTGGACGGGCAGACGTCCGACGACCCGCTCCGCGAGTCGGTCCACCACAAGGTCGAACAGCTGCGCCAGGCGCAAGAGGCCGGTCAGCTCGACGACGGCTGGGACCCGATGGACGTCCTGATGTTCGTCAACCAGCTCGCGATGTCCTGGGCGGGCAATCCCGCCCTGGTCACCGTCCCCGACGAGGACCGCGACGCCTTCCTCGCGGACCGCCGGGCGGCCATCGTCGCCGCCGTGCAACTGCTGTTCCCGTCCCGCAGACCGTAA
- a CDS encoding CBS domain-containing protein, with translation MTPTATRRTRLTDQRVASIMSRPAIAVREYATLSDALTAFAASGLRHLVVVDPAGHCLGMLSDRLVAGAWAANPACFDDVHVTALLEPDQPMVASTATIGQAARVMHRLGTDAVVLVDAVAEPVGVLTASDLIGLLAKPSRDG, from the coding sequence ATGACCCCCACGGCGACGCGGCGTACCCGGCTCACCGACCAGCGGGTCGCCTCGATCATGTCGCGACCGGCGATCGCCGTCCGCGAGTACGCGACGCTGTCCGACGCGCTGACCGCGTTCGCCGCGTCCGGCCTGCGCCACCTCGTCGTGGTCGACCCGGCCGGGCACTGCCTGGGGATGCTCAGCGATCGGCTGGTCGCCGGCGCCTGGGCGGCGAACCCGGCGTGTTTCGACGACGTACACGTCACCGCGCTGCTGGAACCGGACCAGCCGATGGTCGCGTCGACGGCGACGATCGGGCAGGCCGCGCGGGTGATGCATCGGCTGGGCACGGACGCGGTGGTGCTGGTCGACGCCGTCGCCGAGCCGGTCGGCGTGCTCACCGCGTCCGACCTGATCGGGCTGCTGGCCAAGCCGTCGCGCGACGGATGA
- a CDS encoding nitroreductase family protein encodes MRHAILAECLEAAIAAPSIHNTQPWRFLPREHCVDVYADRSRRPAASDPNGRELAISVGAAVLNLRVALLARGYRPSYALLPERSQADLLARVTFGGRVQPTYRARRLAGAIPRRRSNRGPFRSAELPEPVLTELVQAAAAEGAYLMIADPPLRDAVLGVVRRAETSLRADPAYSADFAWPGVVEDDPTLAILYGSGDSRYAWLRAGQALERVLLTATANGVQSTLMTRPLAYADLRALFDDSGLGRRAQAIIRLGYGDEPPASPRRALADVIMAVPDEPVGTAD; translated from the coding sequence ATGAGACACGCCATCCTCGCCGAGTGCCTCGAGGCCGCGATCGCCGCGCCGTCCATTCACAACACTCAGCCGTGGCGGTTCCTGCCGCGCGAGCATTGCGTCGACGTGTACGCCGACCGCAGCCGGCGGCCGGCGGCGAGCGACCCGAACGGGCGCGAGCTGGCCATCTCGGTCGGTGCGGCGGTGCTGAATCTGCGGGTCGCGCTGCTGGCCCGCGGATACCGGCCGTCGTACGCGCTGCTGCCGGAGCGGTCGCAGGCGGATCTGCTGGCCCGGGTCACCTTCGGCGGGCGCGTTCAGCCGACCTATCGCGCGCGCCGGTTGGCCGGTGCGATTCCCCGCCGACGGTCCAACCGCGGCCCGTTCCGTTCGGCCGAGCTGCCGGAGCCGGTGCTGACGGAACTGGTCCAGGCCGCTGCCGCCGAGGGGGCGTACCTGATGATCGCCGACCCGCCGTTGCGGGATGCGGTCCTCGGCGTGGTACGCCGGGCGGAGACCTCGCTCCGGGCCGATCCCGCGTACTCCGCCGACTTCGCCTGGCCCGGGGTGGTCGAGGACGATCCGACGCTCGCGATCCTCTACGGTTCCGGCGACTCCCGGTACGCCTGGCTGCGGGCCGGGCAGGCGCTGGAACGCGTCCTGCTGACGGCCACGGCCAACGGCGTGCAGAGCACCCTGATGACGCGGCCCCTGGCGTACGCCGACCTGCGGGCACTGTTCGACGACAGCGGGCTGGGCCGACGAGCTCAGGCGATCATCCGGCTCGGCTACGGCGACGAGCCGCCAGCGTCGCCTCGGCGGGCGCTGGCCGACGTCATCATGGCGGTCCCGGATGAACCGGTCGGTACTGCAGACTGA
- a CDS encoding wax ester/triacylglycerol synthase domain-containing protein produces MRRIERLTPTDLINLYVESPSSPARVGALALLDRPVELGMLRRRIADRVAGAPRLRQVVYRPGWLGGRPIWVDSPKFDVGRHVRSAVLPAGVRLTDFAVRLANRPFARDLPPWRIWLVTGLPDGSAALVFAMHHVVADGLTTIRMFAALADDAPAVPAGRTLPRPTWVDLVRDNVARRLAGLRTLRRPSATTFRQMAGLRNAPRTSLNGPVGAHRRLDAVTLDLDRAKETAHRHGAKVNDVVLTLAAGGLRALLRSRSEPTDGVELHATVAVSVREAGASDGGNRTGGLAIRVPLTADVHRRLEAIARETAEAKGGQAPTAGNALLIGLSRLGVLRWFSRRQRMINFMESDVTGPASPVRLLEATVLEVVPIGTVVGNMTIGFLAVSYAGRLVVAVQADADRHPDLPVLLAAMRREADQLAIHADQVRHGRSAV; encoded by the coding sequence ATGAGGAGGATCGAGCGGCTGACCCCCACCGATCTCATCAACCTGTATGTCGAGTCGCCGTCGTCGCCCGCCCGGGTGGGCGCGCTCGCTCTGCTGGACCGTCCGGTCGAGCTAGGGATGTTGCGCAGGCGCATCGCCGACCGAGTGGCTGGCGCACCCCGGCTGCGGCAGGTCGTCTACCGGCCGGGATGGCTCGGCGGACGGCCGATCTGGGTCGACTCGCCGAAGTTCGACGTCGGTCGTCACGTCAGGTCGGCCGTCCTGCCCGCCGGTGTGCGGCTGACCGACTTCGCGGTACGCCTGGCCAACCGGCCCTTCGCCCGCGATCTTCCGCCGTGGCGGATCTGGCTCGTCACCGGCCTGCCCGACGGAAGCGCCGCCCTGGTATTCGCAATGCATCACGTGGTGGCCGATGGGCTGACCACGATTCGCATGTTCGCTGCGCTCGCCGATGACGCTCCGGCCGTCCCAGCGGGCCGTACGCTGCCTCGGCCCACGTGGGTGGACCTGGTTCGCGACAACGTCGCGCGACGGTTGGCCGGCCTGCGTACGCTGCGGCGGCCCAGCGCCACGACCTTCCGGCAGATGGCCGGTCTGCGCAACGCGCCCCGCACGTCGCTGAACGGGCCGGTCGGTGCGCACCGGCGGCTCGACGCCGTCACGCTGGATCTCGATCGGGCCAAGGAAACCGCGCATCGCCACGGTGCCAAGGTGAACGACGTCGTGTTGACGCTGGCGGCCGGCGGGCTCCGTGCGCTGCTGCGATCTCGGTCCGAACCGACGGACGGCGTCGAGTTGCACGCCACGGTGGCGGTGTCGGTACGCGAGGCGGGCGCCTCCGACGGCGGCAACCGCACGGGCGGCCTCGCGATACGCGTGCCGTTGACCGCCGATGTGCACCGGCGTCTGGAAGCGATCGCACGCGAAACCGCCGAAGCGAAGGGCGGGCAAGCGCCGACGGCGGGAAACGCACTGCTGATCGGGCTGTCCCGACTGGGCGTGCTGCGCTGGTTCAGTCGCCGCCAGCGAATGATCAACTTCATGGAGAGCGACGTGACCGGTCCGGCGTCGCCGGTGCGGCTGCTCGAAGCGACCGTTCTCGAGGTCGTCCCGATCGGGACCGTCGTGGGCAACATGACCATCGGCTTCCTCGCGGTGTCGTACGCGGGGAGACTTGTCGTCGCCGTCCAGGCCGATGCCGACCGTCATCCCGATCTGCCGGTGCTGCTGGCCGCGATGCGCCGCGAGGCCGACCAGCTGGCGATTCACGCCGATCAGGTGCGGCACGGCAGGTCCGCCGTGTGA
- a CDS encoding RNA polymerase sigma-70 factor, with protein MPETDLFSELRPKAFAIAYRMLGSVSDAEDVVQEAFLRMHQTMRRGEPIASPRAYLATLVTRQAIDQLRSARVRRERYVGEWLPEPLVTDPSPAEQAETADSLSLAFLVLLENLTPAQRAAFLLREVFDYPYAEVAEIIGTDVDTARHLVARARDHVRQRRPRYHASPQQRDELTRRFFAAAERGDLSELERLLADDVAFHGDGGGKVPALGRPVTGRRQVAQILARWLPRLAQLGVRVEVTTVNGQSGVVASDAEGRIVGVLGVGIVDGRIQTIHSVVNPDKLQHLGATSELGLQPRSSFRHRD; from the coding sequence GTGCCGGAGACGGATCTGTTCAGCGAGCTGCGACCGAAAGCCTTCGCGATCGCGTACCGGATGCTCGGCAGCGTCAGCGACGCCGAGGACGTGGTGCAGGAGGCCTTCCTGCGGATGCACCAGACGATGCGCCGGGGTGAGCCGATCGCCTCACCCCGGGCGTACCTGGCGACGCTGGTCACCCGGCAGGCCATCGACCAGCTGCGGTCGGCCCGCGTACGCCGGGAGCGCTATGTCGGCGAGTGGCTGCCCGAGCCGCTGGTCACCGATCCGTCTCCGGCGGAGCAGGCCGAGACGGCGGATTCGCTGTCGCTGGCGTTCCTGGTGCTGCTGGAGAACCTCACCCCGGCGCAGCGAGCGGCCTTCCTGCTCCGGGAGGTGTTCGACTACCCGTACGCCGAGGTCGCCGAGATCATCGGCACCGATGTGGACACCGCCCGGCATCTCGTCGCCCGCGCCCGCGATCATGTGCGTCAGCGCCGCCCGCGCTATCACGCCTCGCCGCAGCAGCGCGACGAGCTGACCAGGCGCTTCTTCGCCGCCGCCGAACGGGGCGACCTGTCCGAACTGGAGCGGCTGCTGGCCGACGACGTGGCGTTCCACGGCGACGGCGGCGGCAAGGTCCCCGCGCTCGGCCGCCCGGTCACCGGCCGGCGTCAGGTCGCCCAGATCCTCGCGCGCTGGCTGCCCCGCCTGGCACAACTCGGCGTACGCGTCGAGGTGACCACGGTCAACGGCCAGTCCGGGGTGGTCGCCTCGGACGCCGAGGGCCGCATCGTCGGCGTTCTCGGCGTCGGCATCGTGGACGGGCGCATCCAGACCATCCACTCCGTCGTCAACCCGGACAAGCTTCAGCACCTCGGGGCGACCAGCGAGCTGGGACTCCAGCCGAGGTCCAGCTTTCGGCATCGGGACTGA
- a CDS encoding aldo/keto reductase, whose amino-acid sequence MKNRTLGREGLIVSEIGYGAMGTAIGYGPSDDTESIAAIRQAHDLGVTHFDTAELYGWGVGERLLGNALAPIRDQVTIATKFGFTPTLGRDSRPEHIREVVDNSLRNLGVDTIDLLYQHIPDPNVPIEDVVGVMREYVQAGKVKYLGLSNADADTIRRAHAVHPISALQNEYSIFARGVESLLPVLDELGIGLVAYSPIARGFLSGAVQHRDSLAADDWRQRVAWWNPENFDANVAIVGELAKLAESKGATVAQLALAWVLAQQTDIVPIPGSRSSARVAENIAAADLVLTAEDLARIAEIAPDGGIA is encoded by the coding sequence ATGAAGAACAGGACATTGGGCCGGGAAGGTCTCATCGTCTCCGAGATCGGCTACGGCGCGATGGGCACGGCGATCGGCTACGGGCCGTCGGACGACACCGAGTCCATCGCCGCGATCCGCCAGGCTCACGACCTCGGCGTGACGCACTTCGACACGGCCGAGCTGTACGGCTGGGGAGTCGGGGAGCGGCTGCTCGGCAACGCGCTCGCGCCGATCCGCGACCAGGTGACCATCGCCACCAAATTCGGGTTCACCCCGACACTTGGCCGCGATTCCCGGCCGGAGCACATCCGCGAGGTCGTCGACAACAGCCTGCGCAACCTCGGCGTCGACACGATCGACCTGCTCTACCAGCACATTCCGGACCCGAACGTGCCCATTGAGGACGTCGTCGGCGTCATGCGGGAATACGTCCAGGCCGGCAAGGTGAAGTACCTCGGACTGTCCAATGCCGACGCCGACACGATTCGGCGGGCACATGCGGTGCACCCGATCTCGGCGCTGCAGAACGAGTACTCGATCTTCGCCCGCGGGGTCGAATCGCTGCTGCCGGTGCTCGACGAACTCGGCATCGGCTTGGTGGCGTACTCGCCGATCGCCCGGGGCTTCCTCAGCGGCGCGGTCCAGCACCGGGACAGCTTGGCCGCCGACGACTGGCGTCAGCGCGTCGCCTGGTGGAACCCGGAGAACTTCGACGCCAACGTGGCGATCGTCGGCGAGCTGGCCAAGCTCGCCGAGAGCAAGGGCGCGACCGTGGCGCAACTGGCGCTGGCCTGGGTGCTCGCGCAGCAGACCGACATCGTGCCCATCCCGGGCTCGCGCAGCTCCGCCCGGGTCGCCGAGAACATCGCGGCCGCCGACCTGGTGCTCACGGCCGAGGACCTCGCCCGCATCGCCGAGATCGCTCCGGACGGCGGCATCGCCTGA
- a CDS encoding winged helix-turn-helix domain-containing protein, with protein sequence MLTSLVEHDWLDGVWLAKLTGDFTDTGHVDLRRIIRKCLADDPAAIVVDLVDVTSDGGVLATALATEQRRAANQGIALAFVLRAQIAEELKATIMGRHLAVFPTVEAARFLAVHLVPRRWLHLTLESQPQSVAYARNQAGAACLDWGVPWLQGAARLIASELVDNAIRHGGGVAELTVSLQRELLRIRVHDHSEHLPSLRVPASPWGDWQDSTSGLQRVDAYATAWGVRKVDDGKVVWATVRIHDTASAKSRLEGQPSAPSRPSGHAVAVGDMVLDPATRLVSLDSRAIQLSSHEFELLDYLMRRAGQIVTKRQLLTDVWRLPDDAASGVVDDGIRSLREKLGDEGSALPYLHTVPGLGVRLTPPVGD encoded by the coding sequence GTGCTCACATCATTGGTCGAGCACGATTGGCTCGACGGAGTATGGCTCGCGAAGTTGACCGGCGACTTCACGGACACCGGGCATGTCGACCTCCGGCGGATCATCCGAAAGTGCCTCGCAGACGACCCTGCGGCCATTGTGGTCGACTTGGTCGATGTGACGTCGGACGGCGGGGTGCTCGCCACTGCGCTGGCCACCGAGCAGCGCCGCGCGGCCAATCAGGGCATCGCGCTCGCGTTCGTCCTGCGGGCGCAGATCGCCGAGGAGCTGAAGGCCACGATCATGGGCCGGCACCTTGCCGTCTTCCCCACCGTCGAGGCTGCCCGATTCCTGGCGGTCCACCTCGTTCCCCGCCGATGGCTGCACCTGACCCTGGAATCGCAGCCGCAGTCGGTCGCCTACGCCCGGAATCAAGCCGGCGCCGCCTGTCTCGACTGGGGTGTGCCGTGGTTGCAGGGCGCAGCCCGCCTCATCGCCTCCGAACTGGTGGACAATGCGATACGCCACGGCGGCGGCGTCGCCGAGCTGACCGTCTCGCTGCAACGAGAGCTGCTTCGGATTCGCGTCCACGACCACAGCGAGCACCTGCCGTCGTTGCGCGTACCAGCCTCGCCGTGGGGCGACTGGCAGGACAGCACGAGCGGGCTGCAGCGCGTCGACGCGTACGCCACCGCCTGGGGAGTCAGGAAGGTCGACGACGGCAAGGTCGTCTGGGCGACGGTCCGCATCCATGACACCGCATCGGCCAAGTCACGCCTCGAAGGGCAGCCGTCGGCGCCGAGCCGGCCGTCCGGCCACGCGGTCGCCGTCGGAGACATGGTCCTCGATCCGGCCACCCGGCTGGTGTCGCTGGACAGCCGGGCGATCCAATTGAGTTCGCATGAGTTCGAGCTGCTGGACTACCTCATGCGCCGGGCCGGTCAGATCGTCACCAAGCGGCAGCTGCTGACCGACGTCTGGCGGTTGCCGGACGACGCCGCCAGCGGAGTCGTGGACGACGGCATCCGCTCGTTGCGCGAGAAACTGGGCGATGAGGGATCAGCCCTCCCCTACCTGCACACCGTGCCGGGGCTGGGCGTACGCCTGACCCCACCCGTCGGCGACTGA